A window from Gemmatimonadales bacterium encodes these proteins:
- a CDS encoding aspartate aminotransferase family protein, translated as MTTTAPARPTMPPSDHRPRPYTGPSKQEVLAMRRQYCHPSTFLYYRDPLMLVEGYMQYLYDESGRRYLDMFAGIVTVSCGHSHPRFVERVKAQIDAIQHTTTIYLHPGFPLLAKRLAGKMPAGLDVTYFVNSGSEANDLAVLMARAFTGHTDVVAVRNGYHGGSPSTMALTSHHTWKFPQQLNLGIHHAVNPDPYRSPFGGTPEEIARKSAEDIRELIRYSTPGKIAAFIAEPMQGVGGVTYGAANYLREAYAVAREHGGLCIADEVQTGFGRTGEHYWGFQRSGVVPDIVTMAKGIGNGWPLAAVTTRREIAEALSQRIHFNTFGGNPVSMAAGLAVLDIIEEDGLQENARIVGGRLKAGLEELRTRHRLIGDVRGMGLMLGVELVKDRETKEPATQETLAVWEALREMGVLMGKGGLFGNTLRIKPPMCVTAADVDFTLEVLDAALGRAER; from the coding sequence GTGACGACGACCGCGCCTGCCCGGCCCACCATGCCGCCGAGCGACCATCGACCCCGTCCCTACACCGGCCCCTCCAAGCAGGAGGTGCTGGCGATGCGCAGGCAGTACTGCCATCCCAGCACGTTCCTGTACTACCGCGATCCGCTGATGCTGGTCGAGGGGTACATGCAGTACCTCTACGACGAGTCCGGCCGCCGGTACCTCGACATGTTCGCAGGCATCGTCACCGTCTCCTGCGGTCACTCCCATCCCCGGTTCGTGGAGCGGGTGAAGGCGCAGATCGACGCCATCCAGCACACCACCACGATCTACCTGCACCCCGGCTTCCCCCTGCTGGCCAAGCGGCTCGCCGGGAAGATGCCGGCCGGGCTCGACGTCACCTACTTCGTCAACAGCGGGAGCGAGGCCAATGACCTGGCCGTGCTCATGGCACGCGCCTTCACCGGGCACACCGATGTCGTCGCCGTGCGGAATGGGTACCACGGCGGCTCGCCGTCGACCATGGCGCTCACCTCGCACCACACCTGGAAGTTCCCCCAGCAGCTCAATCTCGGCATCCATCACGCGGTGAATCCTGACCCGTACCGGAGCCCCTTCGGCGGGACGCCGGAGGAGATCGCCCGGAAGAGTGCCGAGGACATCCGGGAGTTGATCCGCTACTCCACCCCGGGCAAAATCGCCGCCTTCATCGCCGAGCCGATGCAGGGGGTCGGAGGGGTGACGTACGGCGCGGCGAACTATCTGCGAGAAGCCTACGCCGTCGCCCGGGAGCACGGTGGGCTCTGCATCGCCGACGAAGTGCAGACCGGATTCGGTCGCACCGGCGAGCACTACTGGGGCTTCCAGCGCTCCGGCGTGGTGCCCGACATCGTCACCATGGCCAAAGGGATTGGTAACGGTTGGCCGCTCGCCGCCGTGACCACCCGGCGGGAGATCGCCGAGGCACTGAGCCAGCGGATCCATTTCAACACCTTCGGCGGGAACCCGGTCTCGATGGCCGCGGGACTCGCCGTGCTCGACATCATCGAGGAAGACGGCCTGCAGGAGAACGCGCGCATCGTGGGCGGCCGGCTCAAGGCCGGACTCGAGGAGCTGCGGACCCGCCACCGCCTCATCGGAGACGTCCGCGGCATGGGGCTCATGCTGGGCGTCGAGCTGGTGAAGGATCGCGAGACCAAGGAGCCGGCCACCCAGGAGACGCTCGCTGTCTGGGAGGCGCTGCGGGAGATGGGCGTACTGATGGGGAAGGGCGGGCTCTTCGGGAACACCCTCCGCATCAAGCCGCCGATGTGCGTCACGGCAGCCGATGTGGATTTCACCCTCGAGGTGCTGGACGCCGCGCTGGGCCGGGCGGAGCGCTAG